The window AGGCTCTGTTAAATTAGAATGTAGATTTCCGTTTCAGGCACTCGCGCACCTTAGGGGCGGGCGGTGAGCCTCCTCGGCGCTAAAGCGCCTGCGGGGTCTCACCTGTCCCGCTGCTCCCGCAGGAGTCTTCGTGCCTTCCACTCCAATCAACATTGTGCAAAAATCAACATTGAGCTTTAAAACAGCCTATTCAAAAATAATCACGGTGGTTTGATAAAATGACTGGAATTAAGCATTGCTCATACCTCTTTATTTGGGGATGTAAAAAAACGTTCAAAAACTTTCATAAAATGAAAGATTTATTGAATGAAAATGAAAGAAAATGATTGATTTTTGAAATCGGTTACAGTATGATACATACATAGGTGGTGAGGAAATGTTAACGCCTGAGCGTCATCAATTAATATTGAAGATTTTAAAAGAAAAAAACATGGTAAAAATACAAGAAATAGTAGAATTAACAAACACCTCTGAATCAACTATTCGCCGAGATCTCATCCAGTTGGAACAAGAAAAGTTCTTAAAAAGAATTCATGGTGGGGCAGCAAGGCTACAAGGAAAACTGCAAGAACCAAGCATGATTGAAAAATCCTCCAAAAACCTTCAAATCAAGAAGCAAATTGCCGAGTTTGCTGCAGGAATGATTGAAGAAGGGGATTGCCTCTATCTTGATGCAGGATCGACAGTGTTTGAGATGATTGAGCATCTACCAGAAAATATTGTAGTCGTTACGAATGGATTGATGCATATCAACGCATTACTAGATAAAGGGATTGATACGTATCTAATAGGCGGGATTGCCAAACATAAGACGCGAGCCATTATTGGAAGAGGGGCACTTATAGGACTTGAAAACTATCGGTTTGATAAATGTTTCATGGGTGTAAATGGCATCCATCCCCAATTTGGGTATACTACACCAGATCAGGAAGAAGCAATGATTAAACAAAAAGCGATGAGTTTGTCTCGTGAAGTATATGTGCTAGCGGATGAATCGAAGTTTACAGAAATAGCATTTGCAAAAATTAGTGATCTTCATGAAGCAACGATCATAACAAGTGCGCTTGATGAAGAAACAATCGAGCAATATCGCAGGAAAACTACTATTAAGGTTGTGAAAACGTCATGATTTATACGGTGACATTAAATCCATCAGTTGATTATATCGTTCAAATCGAGAAGGTCAATCTTGGTGAACTAAACAGATCCATCAATGAAGACAAGTTCCCTGGTGGAAAAGGAATTAATGTTTCTAGAGTCCTAAAGGAAATGGGCGTAACGAGTAAGGCCCTAGGTTTTACTGGTGGTTTTACAGGTAGATACATTACAGATTATTTACAAACTGAAAAAATCGAAACGGATTTCGTTCAAGTGAGCGAAGATACAAGAATCAACATCAAGCTAAAGACGGAAAAGGAAACTGAAATAAACGCAAGTGGTCCAAGTATTACAGATGCAAACTTTGTTGCTTTAAAGGATAAAGTCAGACAGTTAACCGAAAACGATATTCTTGTTTTAGCAGGTAGCATCCCGTCCTCATTGCCAGAAACTACTTATGAGGAATTGGTGAAAATTTGTGCTGAAAATGGTGCGAAATTTGTCGTTGATGCAGAAGGTGAACTCCTAATGAAGGTGTTACCATACCACCCTTTTCTCATCAAGCCTAACCATCATGAACTTGGCGAGATTTTCGAAACAGAGATTACCACGTGTGAACAAGCGATTCATTACGGAAAACTCCTAATCGAAAAAGGGGCAAATAACGTGATTGTTTCACTTGCAGGTGAAGGAGCAGTTTTTATTAACAAAGAAAGCGCCTTTATCGCTGAAGTGCCAAAAGGGGAAGTAAAGAGCTCTGTTGGGGCAGGAGATTCAATGGTTGCTGGCTTTTTAGCAAAGTTTGGAGAAACAAATGATGTTAAGACCGCTTTTCAATACAGTGTTGCTTCTGGTAGTGCAACTGCTTTTTCAATAGGGCTTTGCACACCTGAAAAGGTAGAAAAACTACTGCCTCAAGTAAAAATAAAACAGACAAGTAAGGGGAGACCTTAAATGAAAATTACCGAACTTTTAACGCTTGATACAATCATTCTGACAATCCCAGGGAACAAAAAAACTGATGCCATTGATGCACTGGTCGATGTCCTTGATCAAGCAGGAAAATTGTCCGACAAAAGAGTATATAAAGAGGCCATTTTAAAACGAGAAGAACAAAGCACAACAGGAATTGGAGAAGGAATTGCGATTCCTCATGCGAAAACTTCAGCTGTAAAAAATGCCGCGATTGCCTTCGGAAAGTCAGTTGAAGGGGTCGATTATGCATCACTTGATGGACAGCCTGCACATCTATTTTTTATGATTGCAGCCCCAGAGGGTGCTAACAATACACATTTAGAAGCATTAGCTCGCCTTTCTTCAATTTTAATGAATGAGGAAGCACGTACAAAGTTAATGAAGGCTACTACAAAAAATCAAGTGATTGAAATCATCAACAGCTATGACCGCGAGGAAGAACAAGAAGAACAAAGTATGGCTAATAAAAAGCAATTTATTGTGGCTGTTACGGCATGCCCTACCGGAATTGCCCATACCTTTATGGCTGCTGATTCCCTTCGCGCTAAAGCCGCTGAAATGGGAGTAGAGATTAAGGTTGAAACAAATGGTGCTGGTGGAGCAAAAAATGTTATAACCGCTGATGAAATAAAGAATGCGACAGCTGTCATTATTGCCGCAGATACAAAAGTTGAAATGAACCGTTTTAAAGGTAAACACCTAATAGAGACATCAGTAGCTAGTGGAATTCGTAAACCACAAGAATTAATTAGCAAAGCTGTAAGTCAGGATGCCCCTATTTATGGCGGGTCAAGTGATGGCGTTTCTGAGGAAAAACCATCTAAGAGTGGAAAAGGCGTGGGAGCGACCATTTATAAGCACTTGATGAGTGGTGTATCCAATATGCTTCCATTTGTTGTAGGCGGAGGGATACTAATTGCGATTTCCTTCATGTTTGGTTATAAAGCATTCGATCCAAATGATCCATCCCATAATGCGATTGCAGAAGCTTTAATGACAATCGGCGGCGGTAGCGGAGCTTTCGGGTTTATCGTTCCTGTCTTAGCTGGATTCATCGCGATGAGTATTGCTGACCGCCCTGGATTCGCACCTGGTATGGTTGGAGGTATTTTGGCAGCTAGCGGCGGAGCGGGCTTCCTTGGCGGGATAATCGCTGGTTTCTTAGCAGGATATGTAGTAGTTGGGTTAAGAAAAGTTTTATCAGGTTTACCGGCTTCGCTTGAAGGGATTAAAACAATTCTATTATATCCATTGTTAGGGATTGCGATTACAGGGTTTATCATGGTCTTTGGAATTACCAAACCAGTGGGTATTTTAAATAGTGCAATCACAGACTGGTTATCAGGAATTGGAACAGGAAATGCAGTATTCCTTGGAATCTTGTTAGGTTTAATGATGGCATTTGATATGGGTGGTCCTGTTAATAAGGCTGCTTATGTATTTGGAACAGGGTTATTAGCAAACGGAGTTTATGAGCCAATGGCAGCAGTTATGGCAGCAGGTATGGTTCCACCTTTAGCAATTGCTGTTGCAACAACACTATTCAAAAACAAGTTTACAACTCAAGAAAAAGATGCAGGAAAAGCGAACTACATTATGGGATTATCTTTTATTACTGAGGGTGCAATCCCATTTGCAGCAGCAGATCCAATTCGGATTATTCCATCTATTATGGTTGGTGCAGCTGTTACGGGTGGACTCTCAATGATGTTTAAAATTGGCTTACGCGCTCCTCATGGTGGAATATTTGTGGTTCCACTAGTAGATGGTGGCTGGTTCCTATATTTAATTGCTATTTTGGTAGGAACT of the Bacillus sp. 1NLA3E genome contains:
- a CDS encoding DeoR/GlpR family DNA-binding transcription regulator; the protein is MLTPERHQLILKILKEKNMVKIQEIVELTNTSESTIRRDLIQLEQEKFLKRIHGGAARLQGKLQEPSMIEKSSKNLQIKKQIAEFAAGMIEEGDCLYLDAGSTVFEMIEHLPENIVVVTNGLMHINALLDKGIDTYLIGGIAKHKTRAIIGRGALIGLENYRFDKCFMGVNGIHPQFGYTTPDQEEAMIKQKAMSLSREVYVLADESKFTEIAFAKISDLHEATIITSALDEETIEQYRRKTTIKVVKTS
- the pfkB gene encoding 1-phosphofructokinase, coding for MIYTVTLNPSVDYIVQIEKVNLGELNRSINEDKFPGGKGINVSRVLKEMGVTSKALGFTGGFTGRYITDYLQTEKIETDFVQVSEDTRINIKLKTEKETEINASGPSITDANFVALKDKVRQLTENDILVLAGSIPSSLPETTYEELVKICAENGAKFVVDAEGELLMKVLPYHPFLIKPNHHELGEIFETEITTCEQAIHYGKLLIEKGANNVIVSLAGEGAVFINKESAFIAEVPKGEVKSSVGAGDSMVAGFLAKFGETNDVKTAFQYSVASGSATAFSIGLCTPEKVEKLLPQVKIKQTSKGRP
- a CDS encoding PTS fructose transporter subunit IIABC; translated protein: MKITELLTLDTIILTIPGNKKTDAIDALVDVLDQAGKLSDKRVYKEAILKREEQSTTGIGEGIAIPHAKTSAVKNAAIAFGKSVEGVDYASLDGQPAHLFFMIAAPEGANNTHLEALARLSSILMNEEARTKLMKATTKNQVIEIINSYDREEEQEEQSMANKKQFIVAVTACPTGIAHTFMAADSLRAKAAEMGVEIKVETNGAGGAKNVITADEIKNATAVIIAADTKVEMNRFKGKHLIETSVASGIRKPQELISKAVSQDAPIYGGSSDGVSEEKPSKSGKGVGATIYKHLMSGVSNMLPFVVGGGILIAISFMFGYKAFDPNDPSHNAIAEALMTIGGGSGAFGFIVPVLAGFIAMSIADRPGFAPGMVGGILAASGGAGFLGGIIAGFLAGYVVVGLRKVLSGLPASLEGIKTILLYPLLGIAITGFIMVFGITKPVGILNSAITDWLSGIGTGNAVFLGILLGLMMAFDMGGPVNKAAYVFGTGLLANGVYEPMAAVMAAGMVPPLAIAVATTLFKNKFTTQEKDAGKANYIMGLSFITEGAIPFAAADPIRIIPSIMVGAAVTGGLSMMFKIGLRAPHGGIFVVPLVDGGWFLYLIAILVGTAISALLIGFLKKPIVE